Proteins co-encoded in one Corylus avellana chromosome ca9, CavTom2PMs-1.0 genomic window:
- the LOC132191578 gene encoding rop guanine nucleotide exchange factor 7-like — protein MGRAFNHQQEREGTQQQQQQQHQQLKLCLPLVRLRSFGNPNPFCVLRFWVAKSLRNFYCRVSFSKGFCLRGFRNDGMVVNNNSVFCASPIFLEEGKAAMEGLIERNDGIEDRNEENGGQIETFGDLIEEARRESNSSSDFLTSETTGHEEQSHSSSESSSPPSLGWPIQKAEIQDCASTNGAEDEEKPHLGDRKLKKQVSAIPEIELMKERFSKLLLGEDMSGCGNGVSTALAISNAITNLCATLFGQLWRLEPLAPEKKAMWRREMDWLLCVSDYIVELIPSLQTFPDGSKLEVMTCRPRSDLYVNLPALRKLDNMLLEVLDSFINTEFWYVDQGIVAPDADGSSSFRRALQRQEEKWWLPVPRVPPGGLHEDSRKQLQHKRDGTNQILKAAMAINSISLADMEVHESYMEALPKNGRASLGDLIYRYISSDQFYPDCLLDCLDLSSEHQAIEIANRVEASIFVFRKRTNSKPANNTTRSNSKSSWEMVKELMVDAEKRELLAERAESLLLCLKQRFPGLPQTTLDMSKIQYNKDVGKSILESYSRVLESLAFNIIARIDDLLYVDDLTKHSDQFSSLSKVGAIAHKSVPVSFSVPVSSTPYKTAFTTPSFSPSQRVSPANGDRSPFVTSSKIPHRGIGVKKVLTDYLSIDTNKKDCDNPIERLDRRSNTILEALASQTGIESADCTRKAVSSPVKASIVEE, from the exons ATGGGTAGAGCTTTCAATCACCaacaagaaagagaaggaacccaacaacaacaacaacaacaacatcagcAGCTCAAGCTTTGTCTGCCATTGGTGAGGCTCAGGAGCTTTGGTAACCCGAACCCGTTTTGCGTTTTAAGGTTTTGGGTAGCCAAGTCTCTTCGGAATTTCTATTGCAGAGTTAGTTTCTCAAAAGGGTTTTGCTTGAGAGGGTTTCGGAATGATGGGATGGTAGTGAACAACAACTCTGTTTTTTGTGCTTCGCCTATTTTTCTGGAAGAAGGGAAAGCTGCAATGGAGGGTTTGATTGAAAGGAATGATGGCATTGAAGATAGGAATGAGGAAAATGGGGGTCAGATTGAAACATTTGGGGATTTGATTGAAGAAGCGCGCCGCGAGAGCAATTCAAGCTCTGATTTTTTGACATCTGAGACGACAGGGCATGAAGAACAGAGTCACAGTAGCTCCGAGTCATCTTCGCCACCTTCATTGGGTTGGCCTATTCAGAAAGCTGAGATACAAGACTGCGCGAGTACTAATGGTGCTGAGGATGAAGAAAAACCGCACTTGGGTgatagaaaattaaagaaacaagTTTCAGCAATACCAG AGATTGAGTTGATGAAGGAaaggttttcaaaattgttgCTTGGAGAAGATATGTCGGGTTGTGGAAATGGGGTTTCCACGGCATTGGCTATTTCAAATGCCATTACCAATCTTTGTG CCACTCTATTTGGGCAGCTTTGGAGGTTGGAACCTTTAGCTCCTGAGAAGAAAGCAATGTGGCGAAGGGAGATGGATTGGCTTCTATGTGTTAGTGATTACATTGTCGAGTTGATACCTAGTTTGCAGACATTTCCAGATGGAAGCAAACTCGAG GTCATGACTTGCCGACCCCGCTCTGATCTTTACGTGAATCTCCCAGCACTGCGTAAATTGGATAACATGCTTCTT GAAGTGTTGGATAGTTTCATCAATACAGAGTTCTGGTATGTTGACCAAGGGATTGTGGCTCCAGATGCTGATGGTTCATCCTCTTTCCGAAGAGCACTTCAGCGCCAAGAGGAGAAGTGGTGGTTGCCTGTGCCCCGAGTTCCTCCTGGTGGCCTCCATGAAGATTCAAGAAAGCAGTTGCAGCACAAGCGCGATGGTACGAACCAAATCTTAAAAGCTGCCATGGCAATCAACAGTATTTCTTTAGCTGATATGGAAGTCCATGAATCATATATGGAAGCTCTTCCGAAG AATGGAAGAGCCAGCTTGGGAGATCTTATCTATCGATATATATCATCGGACCAATTTTATCCTGACTGTCTGCTTGATTGCCTTGATTTATCTTCTGAACATCAAGCTATAGAGATTGCCAACCGAGTAGAGGCCTCAATCTTTGTGTTTCGCAAAAGAACCAACTCAAAACCTGCCAATAATACAACCCGATCCAATTCAAAGTCATCATGGGAAATGGTAAAGGAGCTGATGGTTGATGCAGAAAAAAGGGAATTGCTTGCAGAAAGAGCCGAAAGCCTACTGCTATGCCTGAAGCAGCGATTCCCTGGTCTCCCACAGACAACCTTAGATATGAGCAAAATCCAATATAACAAG GACGTTGGGAAATCAATTCTTGAGAGCTACTCAAGAGTGTTGGAGAGCCTGGCCTTCAATATTATAGCACGTATCGACGATCTACTATACGTGGATGACTTGACCAAGCATTCAGACCAATTCTCATCACTCTCTAAAGTCGGTGCGATTGCTCACAAGAGCGTTCCGGTATCATTTTCAGTGCCTGTCTCAAGCACTCCATATAAAACAGCTTTCACCACACCAAGCTTTTCACCGTCACAGCGAGTTAGCCCTGCAAATGGAGACAGATCGCCATTCGTCACTAGCAGCAAGATTCCACATCGCGGGATAGGCGTGAAAAAGGTTCTAACAGATTACCTTAGTATTGATACGAATAAAAAGGACTGTGACAATCCTATTGAGAGGTTGGATAGAAGATCAAACACAATACTAGAAGCACTAGCATCTCAAACTGGAATAGAGTCTGCAGACTGTACCAGAAAAGCTGTAAGCTCGCCAGTAAAGGCCTCAATTGTGGAAGAATAA
- the LOC132161919 gene encoding uncharacterized protein LOC132161919, which yields MMNKLICLLGLLLIVGIAGVERIDGASACGKSTPDNEALKLAPCSTAAQDAKADVPDSCCLQVKRIGQNPSCLCAVLLSDTAKSSGVKPEIAITIPKRCNIPNRPVGYKCGPYTLP from the exons ATGATGAATAAGTTAATCTGCCTTCTGGGATTGCTGCTGATTGTCGGCATTGCTGGGGTTGAAAGGATTGATGGGGCAAGCGCATGTGGAAAATCTACTCCAGACAATGAGGCTTTGAAGCTTGCTCCTTGTTCAACGGCGGCACAAGATGCGAAAGCAGATGTTCCTGACAGTTGCTGCCTCCAGGTGAAGAGAATAGGCCAAAACCCAAGTTGTCTATGTGCTGTCCTGCTTTCTGACACCGCCAAAAGCTCGGGAGTCAAGCCTGAGATTGCTATCACCATCCCCAAGCGCTGCAACATTCCTAATCGCCCAGTTGGGTACAAGTGTGGAC CTTACACACTGCCTTGA